Proteins encoded together in one Styela clava chromosome 12, kaStyClav1.hap1.2, whole genome shotgun sequence window:
- the LOC144430615 gene encoding uncharacterized protein LOC144430615, whose amino-acid sequence MTGPSGTLHTLSSVRGKYWILKGQSAVGKVVRDCVACNRRSAKVGEQWMADLPFSRVTAGNPPFYYTAVDLFGPVRIKLGQSEHKRYGCIFSCMATRAIHIEVVESLDTSAFLQAFFRFTSRRGKPAHVYSDNGSNLVAGSKAIADGINKWNSKQIDTSLSQKGIQWHFSPPLSSHQNGVVERMVREVKRILRALLNVQSLNDYSLWSFLTVVEGILNDRPLTPLSDDPKDLNALSPNSILINRLEPSLPPDVFFRTDEYRRGYRHVQRLLDLFWQRWTKEYLPQLQCRQKWLNVQRNFQVGDLVLMYDDNSPRGCWPKAIVEETYPDDQGGVRRVKVRTSNSTYVRDIRKLCLLEAV is encoded by the coding sequence ATGACTGGACCTTCTGGTACATTACACACACTTTCCTCTGTTCGTGGCAAATATTGGATTTTGAAGGGACAATCTGCTGTTGGTAAGGTTGTTCGTGACTGTGTTGCTTGCAACAGACGTTCTGCAAAAGTAGGAGAGCAGTGGATGGCAGATCTACCATTTTCTCGTGTTACTGCAGGTAACCCACCATTTTACTACACTGCAGTTGACCTGTTTGGCCCTGTAAGAATCAAATTGGGGCAAAGCGAACATAAACGATATGGCTGTATATTTTCATGCATGGCTACAAGAGCAATACATATTGAAGTTGTAGAATCCTTGGATACTTCAGCATTCCTGCAAGCTTTCTTCAGGTTTACATCTAGACGTGGGAAACCTGCTCATGTTTATTCAGACAATGGATCCAACTTGGTGGCTGGAAGCAAAGCTATTGCAGATGGTATAAACAAATGGAATTCCAAACAGATTGACACATCTCTATCTCAAAAGGGTATACAATGGCATTTTTCGCCTCCTCTTTCTAGTCACCAAAATGGAGTGGTAGAAAGAATGGTACGAGAGGTGAAAAGAATTCTTCGAGCTCTATTGAATGTCCAGTCTCTCAATGATTACTCATTATGGTCTTTTCTTACAGTAGTGGAGGGAATTCTCAATGATAGACCACTCACACCACTGAGTGATGATCCGAAGGACTTGAATGCCCTTTCTCCcaactcaattttgataaacAGATTAGAACCGTCTTTACCACCTGATGTGTTTTTTCGAACGGATGAATATAGAAGAGGATACAGACATGTTCAACGATTACTCGATTTATTTTGGCAGCGTTGGACAAAAgaatatcttccccaattacagtgccgacAGAAGTGGCTCAATGTTCAACGCAACTTTCAAGTTGGAGATCTTGTGCTGATGTACGATGACAATTCACCAAGAGGATGTTGGCCCAAGGCAATTGTAGAAGAAACATACCCTGATGATCAAGGAGGTGTCAGACGAGTGAAGGTGCGCACATCCAATTCAACATATGTGCGTGACATAAGGAAGCTTTGTCTCCTTGAAGCTGTTTGA
- the LOC144430616 gene encoding uncharacterized protein LOC144430616, with the protein MHTDEFVVYVNIEPKALTRRGILSMVSQIFDPLGFVQPFILPAKRILQDLCIEGYSWNDPITGLLKDRWEKWIDKLHASNGLAIPRCYKPQEFKSNNIQLHCFCDASTSGYGASAYLRLTGDKGEVHCSFVRGVARVTPKQPLTIPRLELIAAVVAAELANSILQELDHTVDSVIYWSDSMSVIQMINNRSERFKTFVANRINTIPLLSKPHQWHHVESKLNPADIASRGLMPDKLNKAGIWFKGPQFIWGSEDAWTVVDDGIHEVPCDPQLASEMKVHYTEPMKDLTDSSPLHELLLRYSSSEKLRRAVAWLLRFRIYATWKFSHSDNSPLWDFYLWRNYITPPKKL; encoded by the coding sequence ATGCACACAGATGAATTTGTAGTATACGTCAACATTGAACCAAAGGCGCTCACTCGAAGAGGCATTCTTTCAATGGTGAGTCAAATCTTTGATCCTTTGGGTTTTGTTCAACCATTCATCTTACCTGCCAAGCGAATTCTGCAGGATCTTTGTATTGAAGGATACTCATGGAATGACCCCATTACTGGTTTACTAAAGGACCGTTGGGAAAAATGGATCGATAAATTACATGCATCGAATGGCCTGGCGATCCCTCGATGTTACAAACCACAAGAGTTCAAAAGCAACAATATCCAATTACATTGTTTTTGTGATGCCAGCACATCTGGCTATGGAGCATCAGCTTACTTACGACTTACTGGCGACAAAGGTGAAGTTCATTGTTCCTTTGTCAGGGGAGTCGCTAGAGTAACTCCTAAGCAGCCACTGACTATTCCACGATTGGAACTCATCGCTGCAGTTGTGGCTGCTGAGCTTGCCAATTCAATTTTACAAGAACTGGACCATACAGTTGACAGCGTTATATATTGGTCAGATTCCATGTCAGTTATCCAGATGATCAATAATCGTTCTGAACGCTTCAAGACATTTGTGGCCAACAGAATAAACACAATTCCTCTCTTGTCAAAACCACATCAATGGCACCATGTCGAATCTAAGCTGAATCCAGCCGACATTGCTTCTCGTGGTCTAATGCCAGATAAACTAAACAAGGCTGGTATTTGGTTCAAAGGCCCACAATTTATATGGGGAAGTGAAGATGCATGGACCGTGGTTGATGATGGGATTCATGAAGTCCCATGTGACCCACAACTTGCTTCGGAGATGAAAGTTCATTATACTGAACCTATGAAAGATCTCACAGATTCTTCTCCATTACATGAACTGTTATTGCGTTACTCATCATCCGAAAAGCTACGTAGAGCTGTTGCATGGCTACTACGTTTTCGTATATATGCAACTTGGAAATTCTCACATTCTGACAATTCACCACTTTGGGATTTTTATCTGTGGAGGAATTACATTACGCCACCAAAGAAATTATGA